In Clostridium omnivorum, the DNA window TAATGATGTATTAAAATTTATCAACGAAAATGTAGAACCACAATTTGTGGATTTTGAGAATATGGGAAAGCAATACTACAGTGATTCAGAGTTCGTTAGCAAGATGTCCGAGGAAATAGCATCTATGTCAGAAGAGCTCACTGCTACTGTTGATCAAGTAAGTGAGGCGGTTCAAACTATGGCATTAACTTCGCAAAAGTCCTCAGAGCATACAGAAACTATAGCAGAGAGTATTGATGAAACAACAAAGGCAATAGAGCAAATAGCTACGACTGCGCAAGAACAAGCAGAACTTGCACAAAAGCTCAATGAATTAGTACTTAAGTTTAAACTATAAGAGGTAAATAAAAAGTCATGAACCTTATTAAAATTAAGGCTCATGACTTTTTTATATAGTACTATTTTTTAGTCTTAAAGTAATTGCTCCTAAGCATTTTATCGGAAATATCAAGGGCTTCAATAGCACTCTTTTTATCATCTTCGCTCTTAGCATCACCAATATAAACACCATTACTAAGTATAGTAAAGTTCTTATTTGTTTTTAAAAGGTTTCTTCCCATGGCTGTATTTATATAGTCCTTTTCATCTACTCCCATTAAATAGGATACCGTTGGAAGTATATCAACCTGTCCACCAATTGTTTTTATTTCTTTGCCTTGCATACCTTTAGAATAGATTATTAGTGGAACTGTCATGTTGTTTTGAGACCACCAATCTTCTTTTGGCTGAATAGTTTTTAGTTTATCAGAGTAGTATTTATGAACGCCAGTATGGTCGCCGTATATTACTAGCACTGTGTTATCTAACAAGCCAGACTGATCTAGGCCGTCAATAAATTTACCAAGCTGCTTATCTGTATAGTGGACAGCTTGAAAATAGTCACCAAGCACTGTTTTACCAATATTATCAGATAGTTTCAATTCCTTAGTCTTTTCAGGCATATCAAAAGGCATATGGCTTGTGAGTGTTACAAAGAAAGAGTAAAATGGCTTAGGTTGTTCTACTATTTTGTCTTTAAGCTGTCTTAAGAAGGACTCGTCACTTAATCCATAACCAATAGTTTCATCTACTTTGAAACCAACCGTGTCTGTGCATTTATCAAAACCCATGGACTGCAGTGCAGGCATCCAGTTCCAATAGCCTCCTCCATCTGGGTGAAAGGCAGAGGTATAATAACCTAGTTTCTTCATAAGTACTGCCATGGAGTTATAACTGTTGTCAGGATATCTAAAAAAAGTAGCACCACTTCTCACAGGATGAGTTGAAGTATTGGCCATAAGATCAGCATCAGAGCTATTACCTCCGGAAACCTGCTCATGTATTTGTGAAAAATATAAGCTGTTTTTGATAATCTTATTCAAGTTTGGTGTTATTTCTTGATTTTCTATCTGTTCATTCATTAAAAACTGTTCTAAGGATTCAACTTGAACAAAAATTAAGTTCTTTCCCTTAAACATTGCTTTATATTCATTATCAGGCAGATTTTCCTGTTTATTTTTATACCAATCACTAATTTGTTTATTATCTTGTTCAGTTAGTACAAGTCTTTTAGAGTTTTCTATATAAGAAGCTATGTCATGAATATGATAGCCTATAGGTGACATAATTGATATATTAAGCACAGGTGAAAAATAGGTATAAAAATATCTTCTGTTAGCTCCATCCTCTAGTACGTCATATCTATAGTGATAATAAGATGGAATACCTATTCCAACAGCTAAGAGAATAACGAAAGTAAGTACCTTTCTTTTAGCAGTTTTGTAAAAGCTTTTTATTCCAAAAGTAATTATCAATAGAATTATTATATCCATAAAGAAAATAATATCAATAGGTCTCAGCATAGAAGATACGCTAGAGCCTGTACCGCCTAGGTTTTTTGTTGCGTCAAGAGTATATATGGATATAAAATTTTGAAAACATCTATAGTAAACCAGGTCACACAGCATTAGAAAAGAAATAATAAAATTCATGAGAATAAGCACAAAGGCTTGTACCTTTCCTTTAAACAAATATGCTATAGACACAAATATTACTATAAATGAAAGATGTATTGGAATATTCTTAGCATAATAGAATATAGAGTGTGGAGCTAAATGCGTTGCTGTAGGTGTAGATACAAAAGAAGTAAAAGTTAAAAACTTTAAAAATATAAAAAGTATTGTAAGTAAAAGCAATAGGTTTTCCTTTAAAAATAAAGGTACATTATTTAGAATTTTAGAGAAAGGCATATTTTTATTCTGCCTATTTAAAACTTTTTCCATAGATAGTTATCCTTCCTTATAATAGTAATTATCGAATTAGATATTCTACACGAAATAGTGTAGCAACTGTATTATATCATTATTTTTAAAGTATGAAAAATGGAAAAGAAACCTATATGCTTTATACTCAGATTTTTTGGTTAATTCAAGAAGCTTTTATTAAATATTTTTAAGAGCGTCAGCAAGAAGCTCCCAATCCTTTTCGTAGAGCTTTAGAAATTCTTCATTTCTATTATAGGTTAAGGCTGAAGGATGATACATTGGGAATACGTGTCTTTTTAATTCTTGGTTAAAGTATAAAGATCCATGACATTCACCTATGCTCTTAAAATTAGTTAGTCTCTTAAGAGGTACATTACCTAAAGTTACAATTACTTTAGGGTTTACCAAAGCAATTTCTTCATCTAGCACTTCTCTAAACATTTCAACTTCCTTAGTTTTTGGAGGTCTGTTGCTGATAGAAGTACGTCCGTTTTTGCCTTCTTTTATAGTAATTGGTCTAACAAAACAAGTATTTGTTATTCTTATTTTATCTCGAGATAGACCAATAGAATTTAAATAGCTTTCAAAGGTTTTTCCTGCCATGCCTACAAAGGGTTTTCCTTCCTCTACTTCTGTTTTTCCAGGAGCTTCTCCTACAAATAAAATATCACAGGGAATAGGGCCATCCCCTGTAATGTAGCCTCCTGTAGGCTCATCCTTATAGTTTTCAGCAATTACTTTAATTTTTTGTTTTATATCTTCAAATGTAGTCATTGATTTTCTCCTTTCATTAAGAAACACTATGTAATTTGGAATTTGTAGAGGAGGTAAGAACTAAGAGGTAAAAAGTAAGAGTTTATGAAAAAAATCAGCAGGGCTGAATTTTCACCACAACTATTACTTCTTAGTTCTTACCTCTTACTTATTCATAAGTTATAGTTTATCATATAGATTTTAATTTTATAACAGCTATAATAGAATAACCTCCAATTCATTGGAGGTTATTCTATTACATATTATTTAATTCAGAAGTTGGACCTTGAATTATTACCGGATTTTTTGAAGAATCAAGCCATCTTAATACTTGAACTAAATTGCTTTCAGGCATGGCAGTACACCCTAGAGTACCTCCGCCAGAAAGTGGAGTTATATGTAGAAACATGCCACTTCCTTTTCCCATAACCTTGTTTGAATCCATATTGTAGTTTATAACAGCAGCATATTTATACAAAGGTTGATTTGTTCCTAGTGCTTCATAATCCTTCCAATTTGGATCAGGCCCACCTTCTCGATGAATCCATACATTATATCTTTCAAGTACTGAATCGCTTACCCAATAATCATTTTGATTAGAAGCTTTATAAGGCATTTTAAACCCTGCATTTCCACCCCAGCCAAACAGATAAGGTATTGAAAAAATACCTACAGGAGAGGTTAAGTCACCCTCATGTCTATTTGTAGAAAAGCCCTTTATTCCTACTACCCCCGATATGTTTGAATATACCTCTTTCCAGCTGCCATTAATTTTTTCATAAGTATTTATATTTACACGGCAGGTGCCAAAGGAATTTGCTTGAACAAGGATTGCTTGCTGAGAGTTTCCTAAGGATTTTATCTTATCAATTAGTCTGTTTGATTGAGGAGTTGTTGAAGCTTGAGCTACTTGTACTTTTTGTTTTTTATTTTCATCTGACTTCTTTACTTCTTCCTGCTTTTTTAATTCCTCCTGCTTTTTTAGCTCTTCTTGTTTTTTTTGTTCTTCCTGCTTTTTTAATTCCTCCTGCTTTTTTAGCTCTTCTTGTTTTTTTTGTTCTTCTTGCTTTTTTAATTCTTCTTTATGGTTCTTTTCTAAAAGCAGTCTTTGCATTTGCTTATTAAGCTTTGACTGGAGTTCGTATTCTTCTTTCTTCTGTTCATCTGCATCAGTATTATCATTTTTTTCCTTTGAAGCTGCTTGGGATTGAACACTGATTTTTTCTGCATAAATTAATTTTGAAGCACTGCTATTGGAAGATAAACTGCAGCCAGAAATTAAACTTGCTTGCAGAATAAAAAATGATATAAAAAATATGACATATTTCTTATTAATTCTCAATATTATGTCCCCCTATACTAGTTAATTTAATAATATTATACTATCGACAAGAAATTAAAACAATTTGAAAATTTCTGAGAATTTGATACAATTTTTGTAGAAGTATATTAGATAAGATATGATAATGGGGGACGTAGATGAAAAATAGGATATTGGTTGCCTTCTTAGGGGCATGTGTAATGATTTTTATGTGCAGCTGTGGTATAGATAGAAATAAAGTAAATGAAGTTAAAACTAATAATATTTTGCAGAAAGTGGAGAAAGCCAATAGTACAAATAAGGATGAAGAAACAGCACAAAGGCAAGAGGAACAGTCTTTATTGAAAAAGTCAGAACAAGCTGCAAAGGAAGGTAAATCGCAGCAGAATAAAATAACAGAAATAGACGGGCTTGTAAAGCTTAAGGATATGGATAGTAGTTTTATAATTGATCTTCGATATGCTACAACAAGTAATTTTACAGGAAAGAACATATATCCTGTTGATGTTTGTGTACTGAGAAAGGAAACTGCTGAAAAGCTAGTAAAAGCTAATGAAGAGTTTAAAAAGCTTGGTTATAAAATTAAGGTATGGGATGCTTATAGACCTCCTTATGTACAGCAGATATTTTGGAATCTGGTTCAGGATAGTAGATATGTGGCTAATCCTAAAACAGGAGGTTCTAGGCATAATATTGGCACAGCTGTGGATATAACACTTGTAGATAATTTGGGTAAAGAGCTAGTTATGCCTTCTGGTTTTGATGATTTTTCAATAAGAGCTCAGAGAAGCAATCCTAATATAAGTGAAGAGGCAAAAAAGAATTCCAAACTTCTTACTGATGTTATGGTAAGGGTAGGATTTGAACCAATAGAAACTGAATGGTGGCATTTTGATGATAGTGAAAGTTCAAAGTATAAAATAGTTGATATAAAGCTTGAAAGGTTTGAACAGTAGCATCATATGTTTGATATAGTCATTAGTATAGCCATTGCCAATATATTGCCAAAACCTGATTAAAATGTTAATATGAATGTATGTATTTTCGAGATAAGTGTAAAATTACACAACAAAAAAGTAGGTTAAAGGACTAAATGACCTTTAACGGGTAATCTAACAATAGAAATAGGTATGAATAGGTTACCCAGTGTGACCAGTGAAAGGAGAAAACATAATGGAAACAGTAATCATTATAGATTCTTGTAGTGACCTTCCTAAAGATTATGTAGAAGAAAACAAAATTACTATGATGCCAATGACTTATAATTTTAAAGGCAAGGATTGGACGGATGACTTTGGACAAAGTTTGTCCTATGAGGAGTTTTATAGGGAAGTAAGAAATGGAGAGATGTCTTCAACATCTCAAATAAACGTATATAGATATTCAGAAGAGTTTAAAAAGCAGGTTAAGGATGGAAAAAGTATCATATGCATTTGTTTTTCATCTGCATTAAGTGGTTCCTATAATAATGCAATGGTTGCTAGGGAAATGGTTCTAGAGGAACTTCCAGAAGCAGATATATCTGTTATTGACAGCAGATGTGCATCTATGGGAGAAGGACTTTTGGACTTCTATGCTATTGAAATGTTAAAAGCAGGTCATAGCAAAGAAGAAATAGTAACCTGGCTGGAGGATAATAAGCTAAAATTAAATCACTGGTTTACTGTTGATGATTTGAATCATTTAAAGCGTGGAGGAAGAGTTTCGAGTACTGCAGCTATGATAGGGACATTACTTGAAATTAAGCCAGTACTTCATGTAGATGATTTAGGAAGGCTTATACCTGTTACAAAGGTTAAGGGGAGAAAAAAATCAATCAAGATGCTTGCGCAGATGCTTGATGAGAGAATAGTTAATTCAGAGGAACAGGTAATATTTATTAGTCACGGAGATTGTCTGGAAGAAGCTGAAAATTTAAAGAGAATGATATTAGAAAAGCATAAGGTTAAGGATGTAGTTATAAATTTTATAGGACCTGTAGTAGGTTCTCACTCTGGTCCAGGAACGGTAGCATTGTTTTTCTTAGGAGAAAAAAGATAAGCTGGGATATTCCCAGCTTATCTTTTTTATAATATAAAATATTAAGTTACAACAAGGATGAAAATACTCTTGCTAGGGATTCCAATGCTCTTATATGCTTTGGGGTATTTTCATAATCAGTAAGGGTAATCTCTGTACTGCTTTCTAAATCTTCAAAGAATTGTTCTTCTAGCTCTTTGGTTTTATTATCATCATATATAACTGCATTTATTTCATAATTTAATTCATAGCTTCTAATATCCATATTTGCAGTTCCTACAGTGGCTATTTTACCATCTATTGTCATAACCTTAGCATGTATAAAGGATTTAGAGTTATAAAAGTTTACTTTAGCTCCGCACTTTAGAAGTTCCAGTAAGTAAGTTCTTGAAGCATAATAAACAGCAGCATGATCATATTTACCTGGAAATAAGATTCTAACATCTATTCCACTCAGTGAAGCCATCTTAAGTGCTTCCATTATGCTTTCAGTTGGAACAAAATAAGGTGTTGATATGTATATATGTTTTTCTGCCATGGTGATCATTTTTAATACACCCTGCATTATAGCGGGATATTCGCTGTCTGGGCCGCTTTTTATAAGCTGCATAATTTCACCTTTAGACTTTTTTGGTTCTGGGAAGTAGTGCTTAAAGTCTTCCGTTTCAAAGAAAAAATCACCATTTACTTTTTTTATGGTAAAGTAATCATCTATGAAAACTGCTTGAAGCCCTAGAGCAAAATCCCCTTTAACCATTAGGTGAGTATCTCTCCAATAGCCTAGCTTTCCCTTGCCTAGATATTCATCTCCTATATTAATGCCGCCAACAAAACCAATCTTACCATCGATAACAACAATTTTTCTATGGTTTCTATAGTTAATTTGTGTATTTATCATTCTTAAAAGTGGGGCTAAAAAGTAAGAGTACTGTACTACATCCACACCAGCAGCTTTTAGCTCCTGTATGTAGCTCTTCTTTATCTTTATTGAACCCACTCTATCTAAAATAAATTTAACACGAACTCCTTCATTAGCCTTTTCAATAAGCAAATCCTTTATTTCATTTCCTATAACATCACTTTTTACTATGTAGTATTCAAGGTGGATATGATGCTTTGCTTTTTTTATAGCAGCTTTCAAGGCCTGAAACTTTTCAGTACCATCGTTAAATATAGTAATATCGTTATCTACAAAAAGTGGAGAATCACTGTTTTTCGCAAGTAACTCAATTAAAGGAATATATTCCG includes these proteins:
- a CDS encoding LTA synthase family protein gives rise to the protein MEKVLNRQNKNMPFSKILNNVPLFLKENLLLLLTILFIFLKFLTFTSFVSTPTATHLAPHSIFYYAKNIPIHLSFIVIFVSIAYLFKGKVQAFVLILMNFIISFLMLCDLVYYRCFQNFISIYTLDATKNLGGTGSSVSSMLRPIDIIFFMDIIILLIITFGIKSFYKTAKRKVLTFVILLAVGIGIPSYYHYRYDVLEDGANRRYFYTYFSPVLNISIMSPIGYHIHDIASYIENSKRLVLTEQDNKQISDWYKNKQENLPDNEYKAMFKGKNLIFVQVESLEQFLMNEQIENQEITPNLNKIIKNSLYFSQIHEQVSGGNSSDADLMANTSTHPVRSGATFFRYPDNSYNSMAVLMKKLGYYTSAFHPDGGGYWNWMPALQSMGFDKCTDTVGFKVDETIGYGLSDESFLRQLKDKIVEQPKPFYSFFVTLTSHMPFDMPEKTKELKLSDNIGKTVLGDYFQAVHYTDKQLGKFIDGLDQSGLLDNTVLVIYGDHTGVHKYYSDKLKTIQPKEDWWSQNNMTVPLIIYSKGMQGKEIKTIGGQVDILPTVSYLMGVDEKDYINTAMGRNLLKTNKNFTILSNGVYIGDAKSEDDKKSAIEALDISDKMLRSNYFKTKK
- a CDS encoding uracil-DNA glycosylase, with protein sequence MTTFEDIKQKIKVIAENYKDEPTGGYITGDGPIPCDILFVGEAPGKTEVEEGKPFVGMAGKTFESYLNSIGLSRDKIRITNTCFVRPITIKEGKNGRTSISNRPPKTKEVEMFREVLDEEIALVNPKVIVTLGNVPLKRLTNFKSIGECHGSLYFNQELKRHVFPMYHPSALTYNRNEEFLKLYEKDWELLADALKNI
- a CDS encoding L,D-transpeptidase family protein, whose translation is MRINKKYVIFFISFFILQASLISGCSLSSNSSASKLIYAEKISVQSQAASKEKNDNTDADEQKKEEYELQSKLNKQMQRLLLEKNHKEELKKQEEQKKQEELKKQEELKKQEEQKKQEELKKQEELKKQEEVKKSDENKKQKVQVAQASTTPQSNRLIDKIKSLGNSQQAILVQANSFGTCRVNINTYEKINGSWKEVYSNISGVVGIKGFSTNRHEGDLTSPVGIFSIPYLFGWGGNAGFKMPYKASNQNDYWVSDSVLERYNVWIHREGGPDPNWKDYEALGTNQPLYKYAAVINYNMDSNKVMGKGSGMFLHITPLSGGGTLGCTAMPESNLVQVLRWLDSSKNPVIIQGPTSELNNM
- a CDS encoding M15 family metallopeptidase produces the protein MKNRILVAFLGACVMIFMCSCGIDRNKVNEVKTNNILQKVEKANSTNKDEETAQRQEEQSLLKKSEQAAKEGKSQQNKITEIDGLVKLKDMDSSFIIDLRYATTSNFTGKNIYPVDVCVLRKETAEKLVKANEEFKKLGYKIKVWDAYRPPYVQQIFWNLVQDSRYVANPKTGGSRHNIGTAVDITLVDNLGKELVMPSGFDDFSIRAQRSNPNISEEAKKNSKLLTDVMVRVGFEPIETEWWHFDDSESSKYKIVDIKLERFEQ
- a CDS encoding DegV family protein, yielding MMETVIIIDSCSDLPKDYVEENKITMMPMTYNFKGKDWTDDFGQSLSYEEFYREVRNGEMSSTSQINVYRYSEEFKKQVKDGKSIICICFSSALSGSYNNAMVAREMVLEELPEADISVIDSRCASMGEGLLDFYAIEMLKAGHSKEEIVTWLEDNKLKLNHWFTVDDLNHLKRGGRVSSTAAMIGTLLEIKPVLHVDDLGRLIPVTKVKGRKKSIKMLAQMLDERIVNSEEQVIFISHGDCLEEAENLKRMILEKHKVKDVVINFIGPVVGSHSGPGTVALFFLGEKR
- the cls gene encoding cardiolipin synthase, translated to MFYKSTLIPIWLYIIYIVVSILIITLERRRPEKTIAWLLVFILLPPIGLLLYMFLGRNWKKHKLNDDFSPFVRDLINRVINRIENPEYIPLIELLAKNSDSPLFVDNDITIFNDGTEKFQALKAAIKKAKHHIHLEYYIVKSDVIGNEIKDLLIEKANEGVRVKFILDRVGSIKIKKSYIQELKAAGVDVVQYSYFLAPLLRMINTQINYRNHRKIVVIDGKIGFVGGINIGDEYLGKGKLGYWRDTHLMVKGDFALGLQAVFIDDYFTIKKVNGDFFFETEDFKHYFPEPKKSKGEIMQLIKSGPDSEYPAIMQGVLKMITMAEKHIYISTPYFVPTESIMEALKMASLSGIDVRILFPGKYDHAAVYYASRTYLLELLKCGAKVNFYNSKSFIHAKVMTIDGKIATVGTANMDIRSYELNYEINAVIYDDNKTKELEEQFFEDLESSTEITLTDYENTPKHIRALESLARVFSSLL